The Hevea brasiliensis isolate MT/VB/25A 57/8 chromosome 1, ASM3005281v1, whole genome shotgun sequence genome has a window encoding:
- the LOC110650292 gene encoding uncharacterized protein LOC110650292, with translation MSSILGLTSQGVVFATAMVVSSTVLFLAFSKQKNFPELFKNHDSQSPIQNLRSCLRSSEEGKKRDKKKKKKKSVKFAENVKDTKGNGDEYRREKEKSLFANQEKEKSITRICRNEIPGTHGMPANRIALYNGILRDRVHRIECSY, from the exons ATGTCTTCCATACTGGGCTTAACCTCTCAAGGTGTTGTCTTTGCCACTGCCATGGTAGTTTCCAGCACTGTTCTTTTTCTTGCTTTCTCTAAGCAAAAAAACTTCCCTGAACTCTTTAAGAATCATGATTCTCAGTCGCCAATTCAAAATCTACGTTCTTGCTTGCGTTCTTCAG AAGAGGGAAAGAAAAgggacaagaagaagaagaagaagaaaagcgtGAAATTTGCAGAGAATGTGAAGGATACAAAAGGGAACGGAGATGAGTACAGAAGGGAGAAAGAGAAGTCTTTGTTTGCTAATCAAGAGAAAGAGAAATCAATTACAAGAATCTGCAGAAATGAAATCCCAGGAACTCATGGAATGCCAGCGAATAGGATTGCTCTCTACAATGGAATTCTAAGGGACCGTGTGCACAGGATTGAATGTTCATATTAA